A genomic window from Chaetodon trifascialis isolate fChaTrf1 chromosome 22, fChaTrf1.hap1, whole genome shotgun sequence includes:
- the cald1a gene encoding caldesmon 1a isoform X7, whose product MEEMDFERRRELRRQKREEMRLEAERLARNDDDEEEAARERRRRARQERLMSRESEEPSGQPDSLVMTNSHSVTETVSSSYGGGGGDDDDQALQERMAKREERRQRRMKEALERQRQLDATATEGNDSVAMKKNNEEEERPSSWRKGRYRDNEEEEEKTEMYSSRREEKVREEPRVEEEAAPEGGDEAEEGVEEEEEQKVEVVEDKPRRSYLREQVDERGRAREEQGRQNGGLYEEEAAPKQHRKPERTLSRGSVRSPGVSTGDEQDDAARLEAERKLEELKRRRDDAESEEFERMRQKQQEAEAELEELKRKREERRKVLEEEERQKKQEEAEKKAREEEEKRKMKEEIERRRAEAAEKRQKVEDTTDGVDRPFKCVSPRGSSLKIGERAEFLNKSAQKSTVKASHSPVVSKIDNRLEQYTSAAQQRENKESRSPRSGAVDLPMVTDSIRSIKSMWEKGNVFASPGSGGSTFKEAAVMKTGVAGRINDWLNKTPESGKTSGGRPSDLKPVDVTNKRSLWENKGASPTKMAGRGETKSVANGMGH is encoded by the exons ATGGAGGAAATGGACTTTGAGCGGCGCCGGGAGCTGAGGAGGCAGAAGCGGGAGGAGATGCGCCTGGAGGCGGAACG GTTGGCGaggaatgatgatgatgaggaggaggcggccCGCGAGAGGAGGCGCAGGGCACGCCAGGAGAGGCTGATGAGCAGGGAGAGTGAGGAGCCCAGCGGACAGCCAGACAGTCTGGTCATGACCAACAGCCACAG TGTGACAGagactgtgagcagctcttaCGGGGGAGGCGGCGGAGACGACGATGACCAAGCCCTGCAGGAGCGCATGGCCAAACGGGAGGAGAGACGGCAGAGACGCATGAAGGAGGCgctggagagacagaggcagctgGACGCCACTGCGACTGAGGGCAACGACAGCGTCgccatgaagaaaaacaacgaagaggaggagaggccatCCTCCTGGCGTAAGGGTCGTTACCGTGacaatgaggaagaagaggagaagacagagatgTACAGctcaaggagagaggagaaggtgcGAGAGGAGCCAAGGGTGGAAGAAGAGGCTGCTCCTGAGGGTGGAGACGAAGCAGAGGAGGGtgtagaagaagaggaggagcagaaagtggaggtggtggaggacaAACCGAGAAGGTCTTACTTGAGAGAACAG GTGGACGAGAGAGGAAGGGCCAGGGAGGAGCAGGGAAGGCAGAACGGAGGGCTGTACGAGGAGGAGGCAGCTCCCAAACAGCACAGGAAACCGGAGAGGACCCTCAG TCGCGGCAGTGTACGTTCCCCCGGGGTGTCCACGGGTGACGAACAGGACGACGCTGCCCGCCTGGAAGCAGAGCGcaagctggaggagctgaagcgTCGCCGCGATGATGCGGAGAGCGAGGAGTTCGAGAGGATGAggcagaagcagcaggaggccgAAGccgagctggaggagctgaagaggaagagggaggagaggaggaaggtgctggaggaggaggagaggcagaagaagcaggaggaggcggagaAAAAAGCcagagaggag gaggagaagaggaagatgaaggaggagatcgaaaggaggagagcagaggcagcTGAGAAGAGGCAGAAGGTGGAAGACACTACGGACGGGGTGGACAGACCCTTCAAGTGTGTCAGCCCTCGAGGCTCCTCTCTGAAG ATCGGAGAAAGAGCAGAGTTCCTGAACAAATCAGCGCAGAAAAG cacagtgaaggCGTCTCATTCTCCTGTGGTGTCCAAGATAGACAACAGGCTGGAGCAGTACACCTCGGCTGCTCAG cagagagagaacaaggagTCTCGATCCCCTCGCTCTGGGGCGGTGGATCTGCCCATGGTCACCGACAGCATACGAAGTATCAAGAGCATGTGGGAGAAAGGCAACGTGTTCGCCTCGCCTGGGAGTGGCGGGAGCACGTTCAAG gaagcagctgtgaTGAAGACAGGCGTGGCGGGCCGCATCAACGACTGGCTGAATAAAACTCCGGAGAGCGGCAAAACGTCAGGAGGAAGGCCATCG GACCTGAAGCCTGTCGATGTCACCAACAAGAGGAGTCTATGGGAAAACAAAGGTGCCTCTCCAACCAAG ATGGCAGGCAGAGGGGAGACCAAATCAGTCGCCAACG GTATGGGACACTAA
- the cald1a gene encoding caldesmon 1a isoform X5 — MEEMDFERRRELRRQKREEMRLEAERLARNDDDEEEAARERRRRARQERLMSRESEEPSGQPDSLVMTNSHSVTETVSSSYGGGGGDDDDQALQERMAKREERRQRRMKEALERQRQLDATATEGNDSVAMKKNNEEEERPSSWRKGRYRDNEEEEEKTEMYSSRREEKVREEPRVEEEAAPEGGDEAEEGVEEEEEQKVEVVEDKPRRSYLREQESTEEPKIPNKVDERGRAREEQGRQNGGLYEEEAAPKQHRKPERTLSRGSVRSPGVSTGDEQDDAARLEAERKLEELKRRRDDAESEEFERMRQKQQEAEAELEELKRKREERRKVLEEEERQKKQEEAEKKAREEEEKRKMKEEIERRRAEAAEKRQKVEDTTDGVDRPFKCVSPRGSSLKIGERAEFLNKSAQKSTVKASHSPVVSKIDNRLEQYTSAAQQRENKESRSPRSGAVDLPMVTDSIRSIKSMWEKGNVFASPGSGGSTFKEAAVMKTGVAGRINDWLNKTPESGKTSGGRPSDLKPVDVTNKRSLWENKGASPTKMAGRGETKSVANGMGH, encoded by the exons ATGGAGGAAATGGACTTTGAGCGGCGCCGGGAGCTGAGGAGGCAGAAGCGGGAGGAGATGCGCCTGGAGGCGGAACG GTTGGCGaggaatgatgatgatgaggaggaggcggccCGCGAGAGGAGGCGCAGGGCACGCCAGGAGAGGCTGATGAGCAGGGAGAGTGAGGAGCCCAGCGGACAGCCAGACAGTCTGGTCATGACCAACAGCCACAG TGTGACAGagactgtgagcagctcttaCGGGGGAGGCGGCGGAGACGACGATGACCAAGCCCTGCAGGAGCGCATGGCCAAACGGGAGGAGAGACGGCAGAGACGCATGAAGGAGGCgctggagagacagaggcagctgGACGCCACTGCGACTGAGGGCAACGACAGCGTCgccatgaagaaaaacaacgaagaggaggagaggccatCCTCCTGGCGTAAGGGTCGTTACCGTGacaatgaggaagaagaggagaagacagagatgTACAGctcaaggagagaggagaaggtgcGAGAGGAGCCAAGGGTGGAAGAAGAGGCTGCTCCTGAGGGTGGAGACGAAGCAGAGGAGGGtgtagaagaagaggaggagcagaaagtggaggtggtggaggacaAACCGAGAAGGTCTTACTTGAGAGAACAG GAATCAACTGAAGAGCCTAAAATTCCAAACAAG GTGGACGAGAGAGGAAGGGCCAGGGAGGAGCAGGGAAGGCAGAACGGAGGGCTGTACGAGGAGGAGGCAGCTCCCAAACAGCACAGGAAACCGGAGAGGACCCTCAG TCGCGGCAGTGTACGTTCCCCCGGGGTGTCCACGGGTGACGAACAGGACGACGCTGCCCGCCTGGAAGCAGAGCGcaagctggaggagctgaagcgTCGCCGCGATGATGCGGAGAGCGAGGAGTTCGAGAGGATGAggcagaagcagcaggaggccgAAGccgagctggaggagctgaagaggaagagggaggagaggaggaaggtgctggaggaggaggagaggcagaagaagcaggaggaggcggagaAAAAAGCcagagaggag gaggagaagaggaagatgaaggaggagatcgaaaggaggagagcagaggcagcTGAGAAGAGGCAGAAGGTGGAAGACACTACGGACGGGGTGGACAGACCCTTCAAGTGTGTCAGCCCTCGAGGCTCCTCTCTGAAG ATCGGAGAAAGAGCAGAGTTCCTGAACAAATCAGCGCAGAAAAG cacagtgaaggCGTCTCATTCTCCTGTGGTGTCCAAGATAGACAACAGGCTGGAGCAGTACACCTCGGCTGCTCAG cagagagagaacaaggagTCTCGATCCCCTCGCTCTGGGGCGGTGGATCTGCCCATGGTCACCGACAGCATACGAAGTATCAAGAGCATGTGGGAGAAAGGCAACGTGTTCGCCTCGCCTGGGAGTGGCGGGAGCACGTTCAAG gaagcagctgtgaTGAAGACAGGCGTGGCGGGCCGCATCAACGACTGGCTGAATAAAACTCCGGAGAGCGGCAAAACGTCAGGAGGAAGGCCATCG GACCTGAAGCCTGTCGATGTCACCAACAAGAGGAGTCTATGGGAAAACAAAGGTGCCTCTCCAACCAAG ATGGCAGGCAGAGGGGAGACCAAATCAGTCGCCAACG GTATGGGACACTAA
- the cald1a gene encoding caldesmon 1a isoform X3 codes for MEEMDFERRRELRRQKREEMRLEAERLARNDDDEEEAARERRRRARQERLMSRESEEPSGQPDSLVMTNSHSVTETVSSSYGGGGGDDDDQALQERMAKREERRQRRMKEALERQRQLDATATEGNDSVAMKKNNEEEERPSSWRKGRYRDNEEEEEKTEMYSSRREEKVREEPRVEEEAAPEGGDEAEEGVEEEEEQKVEVVEDKPRRSYLREQESTEEPKIPNKELAEEETHSVVSERSNQAKAAHSEAGEDVVASEEAEEVDERGRAREEQGRQNGGLYEEEAAPKQHRKPERTLSRGSVRSPGVSTGDEQDDAARLEAERKLEELKRRRDDAESEEFERMRQKQQEAEAELEELKRKREERRKVLEEEERQKKQEEAEKKAREEEEKRKMKEEIERRRAEAAEKRQKVEDTTDGVDRPFKCVSPRGSSLKIGERAEFLNKSAQKSTVKASHSPVVSKIDNRLEQYTSAAQQRENKESRSPRSGAVDLPMVTDSIRSIKSMWEKGNVFASPGSGGSTFKEAAVMKTGVAGRINDWLNKTPESGKTSGGRPSDLKPVDVTNKRSLWENKGASPTKMAGRGETKSVANGMGH; via the exons ATGGAGGAAATGGACTTTGAGCGGCGCCGGGAGCTGAGGAGGCAGAAGCGGGAGGAGATGCGCCTGGAGGCGGAACG GTTGGCGaggaatgatgatgatgaggaggaggcggccCGCGAGAGGAGGCGCAGGGCACGCCAGGAGAGGCTGATGAGCAGGGAGAGTGAGGAGCCCAGCGGACAGCCAGACAGTCTGGTCATGACCAACAGCCACAG TGTGACAGagactgtgagcagctcttaCGGGGGAGGCGGCGGAGACGACGATGACCAAGCCCTGCAGGAGCGCATGGCCAAACGGGAGGAGAGACGGCAGAGACGCATGAAGGAGGCgctggagagacagaggcagctgGACGCCACTGCGACTGAGGGCAACGACAGCGTCgccatgaagaaaaacaacgaagaggaggagaggccatCCTCCTGGCGTAAGGGTCGTTACCGTGacaatgaggaagaagaggagaagacagagatgTACAGctcaaggagagaggagaaggtgcGAGAGGAGCCAAGGGTGGAAGAAGAGGCTGCTCCTGAGGGTGGAGACGAAGCAGAGGAGGGtgtagaagaagaggaggagcagaaagtggaggtggtggaggacaAACCGAGAAGGTCTTACTTGAGAGAACAG GAATCAACTGAAGAGCCTAAAATTCCAAACAAG GAACTCgctgaagaagaaacacattCAGTAGTCAGTGAGCGTTCCAACCAAGCCAAGGCAGCACATTCAGAGGCTGGGGAGGATGTAGTAGCatcagaggaggctgaagag GTGGACGAGAGAGGAAGGGCCAGGGAGGAGCAGGGAAGGCAGAACGGAGGGCTGTACGAGGAGGAGGCAGCTCCCAAACAGCACAGGAAACCGGAGAGGACCCTCAG TCGCGGCAGTGTACGTTCCCCCGGGGTGTCCACGGGTGACGAACAGGACGACGCTGCCCGCCTGGAAGCAGAGCGcaagctggaggagctgaagcgTCGCCGCGATGATGCGGAGAGCGAGGAGTTCGAGAGGATGAggcagaagcagcaggaggccgAAGccgagctggaggagctgaagaggaagagggaggagaggaggaaggtgctggaggaggaggagaggcagaagaagcaggaggaggcggagaAAAAAGCcagagaggag gaggagaagaggaagatgaaggaggagatcgaaaggaggagagcagaggcagcTGAGAAGAGGCAGAAGGTGGAAGACACTACGGACGGGGTGGACAGACCCTTCAAGTGTGTCAGCCCTCGAGGCTCCTCTCTGAAG ATCGGAGAAAGAGCAGAGTTCCTGAACAAATCAGCGCAGAAAAG cacagtgaaggCGTCTCATTCTCCTGTGGTGTCCAAGATAGACAACAGGCTGGAGCAGTACACCTCGGCTGCTCAG cagagagagaacaaggagTCTCGATCCCCTCGCTCTGGGGCGGTGGATCTGCCCATGGTCACCGACAGCATACGAAGTATCAAGAGCATGTGGGAGAAAGGCAACGTGTTCGCCTCGCCTGGGAGTGGCGGGAGCACGTTCAAG gaagcagctgtgaTGAAGACAGGCGTGGCGGGCCGCATCAACGACTGGCTGAATAAAACTCCGGAGAGCGGCAAAACGTCAGGAGGAAGGCCATCG GACCTGAAGCCTGTCGATGTCACCAACAAGAGGAGTCTATGGGAAAACAAAGGTGCCTCTCCAACCAAG ATGGCAGGCAGAGGGGAGACCAAATCAGTCGCCAACG GTATGGGACACTAA
- the cald1a gene encoding caldesmon 1a isoform X1, translating to MEEMDFERRRELRRQKREEMRLEAERLARNDDDEEEAARERRRRARQERLMSRESEEPSGQPDSLVMTNSHSVTETVSSSYGGGGGDDDDQALQERMAKREERRQRRMKEALERQRQLDATATEGNDSVAMKKNNEEEERPSSWRKGRYRDNEEEEEKTEMYSSRREEKVREEPRVEEEAAPEGGDEAEEGVEEEEEQKVEVVEDKPRRSYLREQESTEEPKIPNKELAEEETHSVVSERSNQAKAAHSEAGEDVVASEEAEEVPEDGYVDYKAMTVRNDTEEDNEVAEILHSGDNEVDERGRAREEQGRQNGGLYEEEAAPKQHRKPERTLSRGSVRSPGVSTGDEQDDAARLEAERKLEELKRRRDDAESEEFERMRQKQQEAEAELEELKRKREERRKVLEEEERQKKQEEAEKKAREEEEKRKMKEEIERRRAEAAEKRQKVEDTTDGVDRPFKCVSPRGSSLKIGERAEFLNKSAQKSTVKASHSPVVSKIDNRLEQYTSAAQQRENKESRSPRSGAVDLPMVTDSIRSIKSMWEKGNVFASPGSGGSTFKEAAVMKTGVAGRINDWLNKTPESGKTSGGRPSDLKPVDVTNKRSLWENKGASPTKMAGRGETKSVANGMGH from the exons ATGGAGGAAATGGACTTTGAGCGGCGCCGGGAGCTGAGGAGGCAGAAGCGGGAGGAGATGCGCCTGGAGGCGGAACG GTTGGCGaggaatgatgatgatgaggaggaggcggccCGCGAGAGGAGGCGCAGGGCACGCCAGGAGAGGCTGATGAGCAGGGAGAGTGAGGAGCCCAGCGGACAGCCAGACAGTCTGGTCATGACCAACAGCCACAG TGTGACAGagactgtgagcagctcttaCGGGGGAGGCGGCGGAGACGACGATGACCAAGCCCTGCAGGAGCGCATGGCCAAACGGGAGGAGAGACGGCAGAGACGCATGAAGGAGGCgctggagagacagaggcagctgGACGCCACTGCGACTGAGGGCAACGACAGCGTCgccatgaagaaaaacaacgaagaggaggagaggccatCCTCCTGGCGTAAGGGTCGTTACCGTGacaatgaggaagaagaggagaagacagagatgTACAGctcaaggagagaggagaaggtgcGAGAGGAGCCAAGGGTGGAAGAAGAGGCTGCTCCTGAGGGTGGAGACGAAGCAGAGGAGGGtgtagaagaagaggaggagcagaaagtggaggtggtggaggacaAACCGAGAAGGTCTTACTTGAGAGAACAG GAATCAACTGAAGAGCCTAAAATTCCAAACAAG GAACTCgctgaagaagaaacacattCAGTAGTCAGTGAGCGTTCCAACCAAGCCAAGGCAGCACATTCAGAGGCTGGGGAGGATGTAGTAGCatcagaggaggctgaagaggtaCCTGAGGATGGTTATGTAGATTACAAGGCTATGACAGTCAGAAATGACACAGAAGAGGACAATGAGGTAGCTGAGATACTGCACTCAGGGGATAATGAG GTGGACGAGAGAGGAAGGGCCAGGGAGGAGCAGGGAAGGCAGAACGGAGGGCTGTACGAGGAGGAGGCAGCTCCCAAACAGCACAGGAAACCGGAGAGGACCCTCAG TCGCGGCAGTGTACGTTCCCCCGGGGTGTCCACGGGTGACGAACAGGACGACGCTGCCCGCCTGGAAGCAGAGCGcaagctggaggagctgaagcgTCGCCGCGATGATGCGGAGAGCGAGGAGTTCGAGAGGATGAggcagaagcagcaggaggccgAAGccgagctggaggagctgaagaggaagagggaggagaggaggaaggtgctggaggaggaggagaggcagaagaagcaggaggaggcggagaAAAAAGCcagagaggag gaggagaagaggaagatgaaggaggagatcgaaaggaggagagcagaggcagcTGAGAAGAGGCAGAAGGTGGAAGACACTACGGACGGGGTGGACAGACCCTTCAAGTGTGTCAGCCCTCGAGGCTCCTCTCTGAAG ATCGGAGAAAGAGCAGAGTTCCTGAACAAATCAGCGCAGAAAAG cacagtgaaggCGTCTCATTCTCCTGTGGTGTCCAAGATAGACAACAGGCTGGAGCAGTACACCTCGGCTGCTCAG cagagagagaacaaggagTCTCGATCCCCTCGCTCTGGGGCGGTGGATCTGCCCATGGTCACCGACAGCATACGAAGTATCAAGAGCATGTGGGAGAAAGGCAACGTGTTCGCCTCGCCTGGGAGTGGCGGGAGCACGTTCAAG gaagcagctgtgaTGAAGACAGGCGTGGCGGGCCGCATCAACGACTGGCTGAATAAAACTCCGGAGAGCGGCAAAACGTCAGGAGGAAGGCCATCG GACCTGAAGCCTGTCGATGTCACCAACAAGAGGAGTCTATGGGAAAACAAAGGTGCCTCTCCAACCAAG ATGGCAGGCAGAGGGGAGACCAAATCAGTCGCCAACG GTATGGGACACTAA
- the cald1a gene encoding caldesmon 1a isoform X4, whose protein sequence is MEEMDFERRRELRRQKREEMRLEAERLARNDDDEEEAARERRRRARQERLMSRESEEPSGQPDSLVMTNSHSVTETVSSSYGGGGGDDDDQALQERMAKREERRQRRMKEALERQRQLDATATEGNDSVAMKKNNEEEERPSSWRKGRYRDNEEEEEKTEMYSSRREEKVREEPRVEEEAAPEGGDEAEEGVEEEEEQKVEVVEDKPRRSYLREQESTEEPKIPNKELAEEETHSVVSERSNQAKAAHSEAGEDVVASEEAEEVDERGRAREEQGRQNGGLYEEEAAPKQHRKPERTLSRGSVRSPGVSTGDEQDDAARLEAERKLEELKRRRDDAESEEFERMRQKQQEAEAELEELKRKREERRKVLEEEERQKKQEEAEKKAREEEEKRKMKEEIERRRAEAAEKRQKVEDTTDGVDRPFKCVSPRGSSLKIGERAEFLNKSAQKSTVKASHSPVVSKIDNRLEQYTSAAQRENKESRSPRSGAVDLPMVTDSIRSIKSMWEKGNVFASPGSGGSTFKEAAVMKTGVAGRINDWLNKTPESGKTSGGRPSDLKPVDVTNKRSLWENKGASPTKMAGRGETKSVANGMGH, encoded by the exons ATGGAGGAAATGGACTTTGAGCGGCGCCGGGAGCTGAGGAGGCAGAAGCGGGAGGAGATGCGCCTGGAGGCGGAACG GTTGGCGaggaatgatgatgatgaggaggaggcggccCGCGAGAGGAGGCGCAGGGCACGCCAGGAGAGGCTGATGAGCAGGGAGAGTGAGGAGCCCAGCGGACAGCCAGACAGTCTGGTCATGACCAACAGCCACAG TGTGACAGagactgtgagcagctcttaCGGGGGAGGCGGCGGAGACGACGATGACCAAGCCCTGCAGGAGCGCATGGCCAAACGGGAGGAGAGACGGCAGAGACGCATGAAGGAGGCgctggagagacagaggcagctgGACGCCACTGCGACTGAGGGCAACGACAGCGTCgccatgaagaaaaacaacgaagaggaggagaggccatCCTCCTGGCGTAAGGGTCGTTACCGTGacaatgaggaagaagaggagaagacagagatgTACAGctcaaggagagaggagaaggtgcGAGAGGAGCCAAGGGTGGAAGAAGAGGCTGCTCCTGAGGGTGGAGACGAAGCAGAGGAGGGtgtagaagaagaggaggagcagaaagtggaggtggtggaggacaAACCGAGAAGGTCTTACTTGAGAGAACAG GAATCAACTGAAGAGCCTAAAATTCCAAACAAG GAACTCgctgaagaagaaacacattCAGTAGTCAGTGAGCGTTCCAACCAAGCCAAGGCAGCACATTCAGAGGCTGGGGAGGATGTAGTAGCatcagaggaggctgaagag GTGGACGAGAGAGGAAGGGCCAGGGAGGAGCAGGGAAGGCAGAACGGAGGGCTGTACGAGGAGGAGGCAGCTCCCAAACAGCACAGGAAACCGGAGAGGACCCTCAG TCGCGGCAGTGTACGTTCCCCCGGGGTGTCCACGGGTGACGAACAGGACGACGCTGCCCGCCTGGAAGCAGAGCGcaagctggaggagctgaagcgTCGCCGCGATGATGCGGAGAGCGAGGAGTTCGAGAGGATGAggcagaagcagcaggaggccgAAGccgagctggaggagctgaagaggaagagggaggagaggaggaaggtgctggaggaggaggagaggcagaagaagcaggaggaggcggagaAAAAAGCcagagaggag gaggagaagaggaagatgaaggaggagatcgaaaggaggagagcagaggcagcTGAGAAGAGGCAGAAGGTGGAAGACACTACGGACGGGGTGGACAGACCCTTCAAGTGTGTCAGCCCTCGAGGCTCCTCTCTGAAG ATCGGAGAAAGAGCAGAGTTCCTGAACAAATCAGCGCAGAAAAG cacagtgaaggCGTCTCATTCTCCTGTGGTGTCCAAGATAGACAACAGGCTGGAGCAGTACACCTCGGCTGCTCAG agagagaacaaggagTCTCGATCCCCTCGCTCTGGGGCGGTGGATCTGCCCATGGTCACCGACAGCATACGAAGTATCAAGAGCATGTGGGAGAAAGGCAACGTGTTCGCCTCGCCTGGGAGTGGCGGGAGCACGTTCAAG gaagcagctgtgaTGAAGACAGGCGTGGCGGGCCGCATCAACGACTGGCTGAATAAAACTCCGGAGAGCGGCAAAACGTCAGGAGGAAGGCCATCG GACCTGAAGCCTGTCGATGTCACCAACAAGAGGAGTCTATGGGAAAACAAAGGTGCCTCTCCAACCAAG ATGGCAGGCAGAGGGGAGACCAAATCAGTCGCCAACG GTATGGGACACTAA
- the cald1a gene encoding caldesmon 1a isoform X2, translating to MEEMDFERRRELRRQKREEMRLEAERLARNDDDEEEAARERRRRARQERLMSRESEEPSGQPDSLVMTNSHSVTETVSSSYGGGGGDDDDQALQERMAKREERRQRRMKEALERQRQLDATATEGNDSVAMKKNNEEEERPSSWRKGRYRDNEEEEEKTEMYSSRREEKVREEPRVEEEAAPEGGDEAEEGVEEEEEQKVEVVEDKPRRSYLREQESTEEPKIPNKELAEEETHSVVSERSNQAKAAHSEAGEDVVASEEAEEVPEDGYVDYKAMTVRNDTEEDNEVAEILHSGDNEVDERGRAREEQGRQNGGLYEEEAAPKQHRKPERTLSRGSVRSPGVSTGDEQDDAARLEAERKLEELKRRRDDAESEEFERMRQKQQEAEAELEELKRKREERRKVLEEEERQKKQEEAEKKAREEEEKRKMKEEIERRRAEAAEKRQKVEDTTDGVDRPFKCVSPRGSSLKIGERAEFLNKSAQKSTVKASHSPVVSKIDNRLEQYTSAAQRENKESRSPRSGAVDLPMVTDSIRSIKSMWEKGNVFASPGSGGSTFKEAAVMKTGVAGRINDWLNKTPESGKTSGGRPSDLKPVDVTNKRSLWENKGASPTKMAGRGETKSVANGMGH from the exons ATGGAGGAAATGGACTTTGAGCGGCGCCGGGAGCTGAGGAGGCAGAAGCGGGAGGAGATGCGCCTGGAGGCGGAACG GTTGGCGaggaatgatgatgatgaggaggaggcggccCGCGAGAGGAGGCGCAGGGCACGCCAGGAGAGGCTGATGAGCAGGGAGAGTGAGGAGCCCAGCGGACAGCCAGACAGTCTGGTCATGACCAACAGCCACAG TGTGACAGagactgtgagcagctcttaCGGGGGAGGCGGCGGAGACGACGATGACCAAGCCCTGCAGGAGCGCATGGCCAAACGGGAGGAGAGACGGCAGAGACGCATGAAGGAGGCgctggagagacagaggcagctgGACGCCACTGCGACTGAGGGCAACGACAGCGTCgccatgaagaaaaacaacgaagaggaggagaggccatCCTCCTGGCGTAAGGGTCGTTACCGTGacaatgaggaagaagaggagaagacagagatgTACAGctcaaggagagaggagaaggtgcGAGAGGAGCCAAGGGTGGAAGAAGAGGCTGCTCCTGAGGGTGGAGACGAAGCAGAGGAGGGtgtagaagaagaggaggagcagaaagtggaggtggtggaggacaAACCGAGAAGGTCTTACTTGAGAGAACAG GAATCAACTGAAGAGCCTAAAATTCCAAACAAG GAACTCgctgaagaagaaacacattCAGTAGTCAGTGAGCGTTCCAACCAAGCCAAGGCAGCACATTCAGAGGCTGGGGAGGATGTAGTAGCatcagaggaggctgaagaggtaCCTGAGGATGGTTATGTAGATTACAAGGCTATGACAGTCAGAAATGACACAGAAGAGGACAATGAGGTAGCTGAGATACTGCACTCAGGGGATAATGAG GTGGACGAGAGAGGAAGGGCCAGGGAGGAGCAGGGAAGGCAGAACGGAGGGCTGTACGAGGAGGAGGCAGCTCCCAAACAGCACAGGAAACCGGAGAGGACCCTCAG TCGCGGCAGTGTACGTTCCCCCGGGGTGTCCACGGGTGACGAACAGGACGACGCTGCCCGCCTGGAAGCAGAGCGcaagctggaggagctgaagcgTCGCCGCGATGATGCGGAGAGCGAGGAGTTCGAGAGGATGAggcagaagcagcaggaggccgAAGccgagctggaggagctgaagaggaagagggaggagaggaggaaggtgctggaggaggaggagaggcagaagaagcaggaggaggcggagaAAAAAGCcagagaggag gaggagaagaggaagatgaaggaggagatcgaaaggaggagagcagaggcagcTGAGAAGAGGCAGAAGGTGGAAGACACTACGGACGGGGTGGACAGACCCTTCAAGTGTGTCAGCCCTCGAGGCTCCTCTCTGAAG ATCGGAGAAAGAGCAGAGTTCCTGAACAAATCAGCGCAGAAAAG cacagtgaaggCGTCTCATTCTCCTGTGGTGTCCAAGATAGACAACAGGCTGGAGCAGTACACCTCGGCTGCTCAG agagagaacaaggagTCTCGATCCCCTCGCTCTGGGGCGGTGGATCTGCCCATGGTCACCGACAGCATACGAAGTATCAAGAGCATGTGGGAGAAAGGCAACGTGTTCGCCTCGCCTGGGAGTGGCGGGAGCACGTTCAAG gaagcagctgtgaTGAAGACAGGCGTGGCGGGCCGCATCAACGACTGGCTGAATAAAACTCCGGAGAGCGGCAAAACGTCAGGAGGAAGGCCATCG GACCTGAAGCCTGTCGATGTCACCAACAAGAGGAGTCTATGGGAAAACAAAGGTGCCTCTCCAACCAAG ATGGCAGGCAGAGGGGAGACCAAATCAGTCGCCAACG GTATGGGACACTAA